From the Pangasianodon hypophthalmus isolate fPanHyp1 chromosome 17, fPanHyp1.pri, whole genome shotgun sequence genome, one window contains:
- the LOC113543961 gene encoding phospholipase A2, translating into MMILRSVLLLVLGINVAQALYSRALWHFRGMIICAIPTSWPFLDYGNYGCYCGWGGSGTPVDDLDRCCQVHDNCYGEALKHEACWAIIENPYTVFYGYDCDKATKKITCKSSNNECKMFICECDRKAAECFAVSKYNKEHKNLPQARCQT; encoded by the exons ATGATGATCCTCCGGTCTGTTCTCCTACTGGTACTTGGCATCAATGTTG CTCAGGCACTTTACTCCAGGGCACTGTGGCACTTCAGAGGTATGATCATCTGTGCCATACCTACTAGCTGGCCATTCCTAGACTATGGGAACTATGGCTGCTACTGCGGCTGGGGCGGCTCAGGCACCCCCGTTGATGACTTGGACAG ATGCTGTCAGGTTCATGACAACTGTTATGGTGAAGCCTTGAAGCATGAAGCGTGCTGGGCCATCATAGAAAACCCTTACACAGTGTTCTACGGCTATGATTGTGACAAAGCCACTAAGAAAATCACCTGCAAGA GCAGTAACAACGAGTGCAAGATGTTCATCTGTGAGTGTGACCGGAAGGCTGCTGAGTGCTTTGCTGTATCTAAATACAATAAAGAGCATAAGAACCTGCCCCAGGCTCGCTGCCAAACATGA
- the LOC113523962 gene encoding phospholipase A2-like, with the protein MTTLCSVLLLLFGVTFAQALDYKALWQFRSMIICVKPDSWPALDYADYGCYCGYGGSGNPVDDLDRCCQVHDKCYSDAMQHTACWPILDNPYTEIYAYSCDKATKTITCKSNNNECEMFICECDRKAAECFAVSDYHEENKNLPSDRCK; encoded by the exons ATGACAACTCTCTGCTCTGTACTCCTGCTGCTATTTGGCGTTACCTTTG CTCAGGCTCTTGACTACAAGGCACTGTGGCAGTTCAGGTCTATGATCATCTGTGTAAAGCCTGATAGCTGGCCAGCCCTAGACTACGCTGACTATGGCTGCTACTGTGGTTACGGTGGCTCAGGAAACCCTGTTGACGACCTGGACAG ATGCTGTCAGGTTCATGACAAGTGCTACAGTGATGCCATGCAACATACGGCGTGCTGGCCAATCCTGGACAACCCTTACACCGAGATCTATGCCTATAGTTGTGACAAAGCAACTAAGACAATAACCTGCAAGA GCAACAACAATGAGTGCGAGATGTTCATCTGTGAGTGCGACCGGAAGGCTGCTGAGTGCTTTGCTGTGTCTGACTATCATGAGGAAAACAAGAACCTGCCCAGTGATCGCTGCAAATAA